The following is a genomic window from Burkholderia cepacia ATCC 25416.
GATGGAGATCTATCGCAAGCTCGGCATGCGGCCGTTGCACGTGCGAAAGGAAGTGCCGGGCTTCATCGCGGACCGGCTGCTCGAAGCGTTGTGGCGCGAGGCGCTGCACCTCGTCAACGAAGGCGTCGCGACGACCGGCGAGATCGACGACGCGATCCGCTTCGGCGCGGGCATCCGCTGGTCGTTCATGGGCACCTTCCTGACCTACACGCTCGCCGGCGGCGATGCGGGCATGCGACACTTCATGCAGCAGTTCGGCCCCGCGCTCGAACTGCCGTGGACGAAGCTGGTCGCGCCCACGCTCACCGATACGCTGATCGACAGCGTCGTCGAAGGCACGACCGAACAGCAGGGCACGCGCAGCATCAAGGAACTCGAGCGCTATCGCGACGAGTGCATCACCGAGGTGCTGAAGTCGATCGCCGCGGTGAAGGCGCGGCACGGGATGCGATTCGAGGACTAAGGGACTAAAGGACTGAAGGCGATGACCGGCGATACCCCGCTGACGATATACCGCGACGTGGTGCGGCCCGAATGGGTCGACTACAACGGCCACCTGCGCGATGCGTTCTACCTGCTGATTTTCAGCTTCGCGACCGATGCGCTGCTGGATCGCATCGGCCTCGACGACGCCGCGCGTCGCGAGCGGGGCCGCTCGGTCTACACGCTCGAAGCGCACGTGAACTACCTGCACGAGATCAAGGAGGGCACTCAGGTGCGTGTCGATGCGCGCGTGCTGGCGCATGACGCGAAGCGGCTGCACCTGTATCTCGAGCTGTTCGCGGACGGGCATGAGGATGCGGTATCGGCGAGCGAGCAGATGCTGCTGCACGTCGATACGCGCGACGGCGCGAAATCGGCGCCGTTCGACGACGACGTGGCCGCACGCGTGGCCGGGCTGCATGCATTGCAGCGCGATTGCGCGGCACCCGCGTATGCGGGCCGCGTGATCGCGTTGCCGCCGCGCCGATAGCGGGCGCGAACCTTCAAGCGCGGAGCGCACACGATGCTCGAACCGGAAATCGCGGCGTTCGTCGCTGCCGTCGACGCGTGGTATCCGGCCGACGCGGCCGAACGTTCGCCGGCCGAGCAGCGCCGCCTCTACGACCGCTTCGCGGCCGAGTGGACGCCGGCCGCGCCGCCGGCCGGCATCGTGCAGCAGGACGCCGTCTGGCAGGCGCCCGACGGCCGCGCGATCGCGCTGCGGCGCTACACGTCCGCGCAGGGTGCGCCGCGCGGCACGGTGCTGTTCTTTCATGGCGGCGGCTTCGTCGTCGGCTCGCTCGACAGTCATGCGCTGATCACCGCGCAACTGGCGGCCGATACGGGGCTCGACGTGATCGCGGTCGATTACCGGCTGGCGCCCGAGCATCGCGCGCCGGCCGCGCTCGAAGATTGCCTGGCCGTCACGCGCGCCGCACGCGACGCGCGCTGGCCGTTCGGGCCGTGCGCGCCTCCGCTGACGCTCGCGGGCGACAGCGCGGGCGGCATGCTCGCGGCGGCCGTGGCCACCGCGTTGCGCGATGCGGGCGAAGGCGGTGTCGACGGCATCGCGCTCGTCTATCCGATGCTCGGGTTCGAACCGCAACCGCCCGCGCGCGAAACGGAAGCGCACGCACCGATGCTGACGCTCGACGACGTCCATCGCTATCGCGCGCTGTACTGGAACGGCGGCCTGTCCGATGCGCTGGGAGACGGCAATCCGCTGTTGCGCGCGTCGGTGCCGCTCGCGGCTGCGCGTTTCGACGGCCTGCCGCCCGTCCTCGCGATCGGCGCCGAACACGATCCGCTGCGCGACGATGCGCGCGTGTACGTCGAACGGATTCGCGCGGCCGGCGGTGCCGCGCACTACTGGATGGGAGAGGGGCTGGTGCACGGCTGCTGGCGCGCGCTCGGAACGAGCCCGCAGGCGGCGCGGATGCACCGGACGGTCGGCGGGTTTCTGCTCGCACCACACGCGTAGCGGGCGTTTCCGGGAGGCAACGATGCAGGCAGCGCAACACCGTATCGAGGACTGGCGGACGTTTTCGGTCGACGCGACCATTGCGGCGGTCGCGATTGGCGACTCAGCGGTGGACGTCGAATGGAGCGACACGCGACGATCGCCGTTTCATTTCGACTGGCTGCGCGACAACTGCGCGTGCTCCGCATGCGTGCATGCCGTTACGCGTGAACAGGTATTCGAGATCGCCGACGCGCGCGAGGATCTCGCCGCGCGCGCGGTGCACATCGAAGCCGACGGCGCGCTGCATGTCGAGTGGAACGACGGACATCGCAGCGCGTGGTCGCCGGGATGGTTGCGCGCGCATGCGTACGACGACGCGTCGCGCGCCGAGCGCCAGGCCGCGCACGGGCGGCACGTGTGGGCCGGCGACGA
Proteins encoded in this region:
- a CDS encoding thioesterase family protein, yielding MTGDTPLTIYRDVVRPEWVDYNGHLRDAFYLLIFSFATDALLDRIGLDDAARRERGRSVYTLEAHVNYLHEIKEGTQVRVDARVLAHDAKRLHLYLELFADGHEDAVSASEQMLLHVDTRDGAKSAPFDDDVAARVAGLHALQRDCAAPAYAGRVIALPPRR
- a CDS encoding alpha/beta hydrolase produces the protein MLEPEIAAFVAAVDAWYPADAAERSPAEQRRLYDRFAAEWTPAAPPAGIVQQDAVWQAPDGRAIALRRYTSAQGAPRGTVLFFHGGGFVVGSLDSHALITAQLAADTGLDVIAVDYRLAPEHRAPAALEDCLAVTRAARDARWPFGPCAPPLTLAGDSAGGMLAAAVATALRDAGEGGVDGIALVYPMLGFEPQPPARETEAHAPMLTLDDVHRYRALYWNGGLSDALGDGNPLLRASVPLAAARFDGLPPVLAIGAEHDPLRDDARVYVERIRAAGGAAHYWMGEGLVHGCWRALGTSPQAARMHRTVGGFLLAPHA